GGAAACGTTCTACGTCTTCTATCTGTGGGTATCGGTACTACCCTTCAATCTTTTGCGCTGTCTTATCGCAAGCCTTATAACCCTGCTCGTTTACAAACGCATTTCGCGACTTATCTCGCGGGTCAACCGCAAGCTCTACCCCACGCCGCACGTAAGCGATAACGACGGCGAAACCGACGCTCCCGCGCGCAGAAAACTCGGTAAAGCCGATATAATCATAATCTGCGTTGCTTCGGCGCTTTTCGCTCTCCTGGTGCTGTTCGCGTTACTTAGATATTTCGTGTTCTAACCCTTTAAAACCCGTACTATGTTTATTTACATTTCGAAAACAGCTGTTATCTTTAACTCTCTTTGTCTAAACTCAATGTTAAATTTTCATAAAAAGCTTGCATAGCAACAAAACCGCTTCAAGAGTTTCCTCGCCACCCTCGGAATGACAAACGTCACAACTATCCGCTAATTCATCATTCCTTATTCACAATTCCTAATTATATATAAACTTTTCGGTATATTCGGCGGTAACGTTCGTTCCGCCGAATTTTTCTACGTCGAATTTCTCGGTAGAGGTTATTTCGAGCGCGCGACTGCCGTCCGTTATCAAAGTGAACTCTATTGCGGTGTACTCCGTTTTTTTCGCGCCGAGCACGGTATTGACCTCGTTCTTGCAATAGACCGAACCGCCACCCGGGTCGAGCGTAAACTTATACGTGCGGTCGTCGACCTTGACCGCGCCGATAATCGCGTTATCGAGCTCGTACTTGACAAGCCCCGTCGGCGGCAGTCCGTAAGCCGCTATATACCCGTCACGGTCGTACTCGACAGCGCCCGAATAGACGAACGCGCCATTCTTATACTCGCCGCGCGACACACTGTACTTATTGGCGGAGCATTCCTTTTTTATCGCCGCCTTTACAAGCGTGGAAATGCTCTCGGCGGTATCGACAACGCCGCCGCCCCTTACCTTTCGCCCGCCGCTAACGGACTGCGAAAACGGTATAGAGAACGCCTTCGCCTTTATCGCGCCCGTCATTTCGGTATCGAAATCATGGCTCAAAGCATACTCCCTGCAAACTGACAAAACGCGCATAGCGTCACTATCGAGCGCGTTATCGTTCGCCACCGCCTCGACCGTTCGCCGCGGCAGAAAAATCGCGGTCACGGCGATCGCCGTCGCCACGAACGCAAGCACAAGCGCGACTATCGCCGCACGTTTTTTAATGATCGCTTTACTATCCATAGCGATAGTATGCGCGCTAAATTTAAAGTTATTTTATAACCGAAAATTATTTACTTCTTTTTCGAGGCGAGGGCGTAGCTTTTATCCAGCCACTCGCACACTTCGGCAATATCGACCGAACCGTCGAGACAAATCGTAAACCAATTCTTCTTGTTCATGTGGTAGCCCGCGAAATACCTTTTGCCGTCGACCACGGACGGAAGAACTTCGGGATCGATACGCAAATCGATTACGTCCACGACCTCGTCGCTTTTAAGCCCTAGCTTGCGCTTAGATATGACAAGGATCGCGCCGTACCATTTATCGTTATCCTTTCTCCTGAAAACGGCGTTAGTCGGGAACTTCTCCCACAGATACTCCAATTCGTCGCCGTACTTACCGCGCACGTATTCTATAACCTTACGCGCGCCCGCGCTCTTGAACACGTCGCGCTCGAAACACTTTTCGCTTATCTCGGTCAGCACGCGCTCGTAATCGGCACGGACACTACCGACGAACGCGCCGCTCGCGTCGGCAACCAGATGAAGCGTGTACGGCTCGTCGGTGGCGCGGTCGATAAGTTCGGTCTTGACCTCGCCGCTCGACCCGCTCACTTCTACGCGCAGCTCGAACTGTCCTTTGTATATCCGCGTTATGTACGAATACGTTTCGCCGCTAAGCGAAAAGCCGAACTCTATAAGCTTATCGAAAATAGGTTTTTTAAGCTCGAATACGTTTTTATCCATACGAATAGTATAGTGCGCACGTCGAACTTTGTCAAGCGCAAACGAAAAAGCCCCCGACGATGTGCCGAGAGCTTTTTTGCCTTGCGTATTCGAGGAGCATTTTTGCTTGCTTGCAAGGGCAAAAATGCGACGACGACAAATTAGGTGCAATACCCCGCAGCTTGCTGCGGAAAGCGTGCGTAGCACGCGAGTCCGGAGCTTGCTCTGGGGTATAGTACCTAATTTTTTATTGTTTTTAGGTTGCGAGTATACCCGCCGCACGGAGCGACGCGAGCAATTCGTTGAGAGTAGTGCCTACGTCGTCGGCAGTGGGCGTTGCGCCTACGTCCGCAACCGCCGCCGCGGGAGTGATCGTTCCCGCAGGTCCTGTCGCGCCCGTAGCGCCCGTCGCACCTGTCGCACCGGTTGCGCCTGTTGCACCCGTTACGCCCTGTATACCTTGAATACCCTGAGCGCCTGTTGCACCGGTAGGACCGGTCACACCCTGGATACCCTGAATACCTTGCGGTCCCGTCGCGCCCGTTGCACCGGTAACACCCGTTACGCCGGTAGGACCCGTTACACCTTGGATACCCTGTATGCCTTGCGGTCCCGTCGGTCCGGTCACACCCGTAACGCCGGTTGCACCCGTCGCGCCCGTAACGCCCTGTATACCCTGAACGCCCTGCGGACCTGTTGCACCCTGAGCACCCGTTGCGCCCGTCGCGCCGGTGACGCCGGTTACACCGGTAGGACCGGTAACGCCCTGAACGCCTTGCACACCCTGCGGACCCGTGGGACCCGTCGCGCCCTGGATACCTTGAATACCCTGAATACCTTGTACGCCGGTAGGACCTGTGGGACCCGTGACGCCCGTCGCGCCTGTCGCGCCTGTCGCGCCCGTAGCACCGATAGGACCTGTTACGCCCTGGATACCCTGCGGACCTGTCGCGCCGGTGGCACCCGTAACGCCGTCAGCGCCGTCGGCACCCGTTGCGCCGGTCGCACCCGTAGGACCGACCGCGCCCTGTACGCCTTGAAGACCCTGAACGCCCTGCGGACCCGTGGGACCGGTGGGACCGATCATTCCGGGCACGCCCTGAACGCCCTGTACGCCTTGCGGTCCTGTTGCACCCGTCGCGCCGGTTACGCCGTTAATGCCGGGATAGCCGCGCGGACCGATAGGACCGGGCGCGCCCGTAGGACCCGTAGGACCTACGCAGCACGGACGCTGCGGCGGGTACGGGCATTGCGGGCGTTCGGGCTGATTGCATTCGCAGCCGTGCTCGATCTCGCAATCGTCGCAGCAATCGCAATCGTTAGGACGGTTGAAGAAATTGAAGAACATGATTTACCTCCTTTGGTTTAAGTGTTTCTTTGCTTGTACATACCTAACCGCGCGAAATACTCGCGGTTATGCGCCACGCTCGGGTGGTTGGGGTTGCGGCGTTCGGCGCGCAGGTGGTAGCGAAACGCTTTCTTGTGCTCGCCCATGCGGTCGTAACACACCGTGAGCTGTAACAGCGGAATGAACCCGTACCGCTCGCCGTCGACGAACGCGCCGTCTTTCCCGTCGGGCTTTAACCGCACGGCAAGCCCGTACCACTGCGCCGCGGTGGCGTAATCGCCCTTGTCGAAATACAGCTCGCCGAGCTCGCAACACGCTTCGCCGCTCGGCGGACCGTAGATAAAGCTGTATGCGGCGAACCCGAGCGCGCTCTCGCTGTCGCCCGCCTGACGGTATATGCGCGACAGCATGACGCACGCGTCGATCTTGTTGACGTAGAACCCGCCCGGCATGGTCAAGAACCGCTCGAACTCCTTTCGCGCTCCGCCCTCGTCGCCGTTGAAGTACAGCTCGCGGGCGTAGTAGTACGTTTCGCGCGGCGAAAACACATCACCGCGCGCGGCGGCGCGACGGTAGATATCGAGGTTGCGCGAGCCGTTCGACCGCCCGCTCGGCTTGGCGTGAAGAACGGGGTACGGCAGTTTTTCTATCCTGCCGTGCGGCGCGACCGCTTCGTGCACTCTGCCTTCCCAGCGAAACCCGCCGTCCGTTTTCATTATCCGTTCGCGGTAGTACGAAAAAGTCGGCTTGCCGCGCCCGTCGGTCGAGAGAACGTACGGCAGCATGATGACGTCCGCGCCGTTCGCGCCCGCGCGCATGAACTTAGAAATCGCGCTCGCCGTTCGTGGCGAAAGAATATCGTCGGCGTCCAGCCACAGCCAATAGTCTGTCGTGATCTTGCCGAGCGCGAAGTTGCGCGCCGCCGAAAAGTCGTCGCACCATGGAAAGTCGAACACCTTGTCGGTATACTCGCGGGCGATCTGCTTGGTGTCGTCGGTCGAGCCCGTGTCGACGATAACTATCTCGTCGCATAGGTTCTTTACGCCGTCAAGCGCGCGGCGGAGCACCTCGCTTTCGTTTTTAACAATCATGCATAGCCCGAGCGTCATTGATCAACCAATTCTCCTTTCCGTCTACGGTCTATTTCATGATATGTTTTTACTTTGTCAATTGTGAGTCGTTAATTAAAAACGGCAACAAAAAACAGGCTGCAAATTATGCAACCTGCTTTTTTTGTTATTTCTCAAAGAAAAGCTTATTTATTGAAAGCGAGAGAAAGTCCGCCTGCGACAGCCGCTACAAGCCCGCCGATAAAGCCGAGCCATACGCCGACGCCCGCCGTGTACTTGATTTCCGCAAGAGAGCCCCAATCAAGGCTGAGATATTCGCCGCACTGGCTAGCCATAACGAGACCGGCAACAAGAACGAGTACTGCGCCGACAAACGTGACGGCAATACCGACGAAGCGAATGATCTTTACGTTCTTGCCGAGGAATACGTTAAGCACGCAATCGATCGCAAGAATGACCGCACCGACAACCGCAACGATAAACGAGATGATACCGAAAACGTTGCTGACGCCGACCTTCTTGCCGAGCACTTCTTCAACGCCCCACACGTCGCCGTCGAACAGATTGAGCATTTTCGTTTCAGAAGTACCCGCGAGCTTGCTGGACGTAGTCACCGCGACCTGACCGACGAACATACCGACGATCACGAGCACGAGCCCGACGAGAATGAGCGCGGCGAAAACGAAGCCGAGCACACTTTTAGAGTTACCTTTCTTTCCCATTTTAACCTCCGATGGTATTATCTTAAAAGATAATACCACAAGTTGTTGATTTTGTCAACAAGTTTATAAAAATTACAAGCATATTCGAGTGCAAAGATACGAGTTAGGCGCGACGGTTTACTAAGCATATACGCGCTCTAACGCAAAAGCGGCTGTCGTACCGACAACAGCCGCTTCCATAAAAAGTCAAGCGAGCGAATTTCGCCCGATTGATAGCGAGAATTTTTAGTGCGTAAGGAAGAACATCAATATGAACAGCACCGCGATAACGATCGTTACAACGCTGATAGGCTCTTTCTTTTCTTCCATGAGCGCGTCCTTGTTCCTAACGCAGAGGAGCATGGAGATCGCTTTGATAAGCAGCCACGAAATGATACCGAACGCAATACCGTAAGAGATATTGTAGGTGAACGGCATCATGGCGATGGTAAGGAACGCAGGAACAGCTTGACCGACGTCCGTCCACTCGATTTCGCGCACACAGTTCATCATAAGCACGCCTACATAGATAAGCGCGATAGCCGTAGCGCACGAAGGGATCATTTCGGCGATCGGACTGAGGAACATAGCCACAAAGAAGCAAGCCGCAGTAATGAGCGAAGCGAAGCCGGTACGCGCGCCCGCACCGATACCCGACGAGCTTTCGACGAAGGTCGTGACGGTGGAAGTACCGCAGACAGCGCCCACGGTGGTTGCGATAGCGTCGCAAAGCATAGCCTTGTTGATGTTGGGAATGCCGCCGTCCGCTTCGAGCATATTGCCGCGCGCGCAAGCGCCGTACAGCGTGCCCATGGTATCGAACATATCGACCATGCAGAACGCGAGCGACGAAGTGATGATCACGAGCGCGAGCGAGCCGCCGTTATGCGTCGAAAGGTATGCGCTGAAATCGAAGCCCTCAGTAAAGACCTTGCCGACCGATTCCGTGCCGAACGCCTTGAACGCGTCGATAGGATTGGAGAAAGTAAAGCCGTCGATAACACCCATGCACTTAGCGTCGCCGTAAGCGTAACCGATGCCCATGAATATCCAGTAAAGCGTCGCGCCGCCGAGGATAGCCCACAGCACCGCGCCTTTAACGCCCTTCTTAGCCATGACCGCGACTGCGATAAGACCGAGGATAGTGACAATAAGGGGCATGACCGAACCGTAGGTTGCCGAGCCGCCCAGGCTTTCGGGAAGAAGGTTGAACGAAGCGAGCGCAACACCCGTCGAACCGTCCTTAACAACAAGTCCCACGTTTTGAAGTCCGACGAACGCAATGAACAGACCGATACCTGCGGGAACGGCAATACGCACTACCTTGGGTATGGCGTTGAATATTACCCTGCGAAGTCCGGTGACGGTGAGAAGTATGAACACGATACCGTCGATAAGAACGAGTATCAACGCGTTAGCGTAAGAAAGTCCGAGCGTTAAGCAAATGGTGAAAACGAAGAATGCGTTAAGCCCCATGCCACTGGCTTGCGCCATAGGCAATCTGGCAAGTAACGCCATTAACAGTGTGCCGACGACTGCCGAGATAGCCGTTGCGATATAGATCGCGCCGAAGCTGACTCCAAGCGCCCCGCCTACGTCGTTCGAGAACATATTGGAGTTGACAATGAGGATGTAGACCATTGCCATGAACGTAACGAGACCGCCGACGATCTCCCTGCGGAAGGTCGAGCCCTTACCGCTGATGCCGAAAAACTTATCGAGCTTAGCGGCAAAGCCTTTGTACGGCGTTTGTGCGACAGCCGTTCCGTCTGATTCGGTCTTGACCGTTTCTTCGGGCGCAGCTGCGTCTTGCGTTACTTCGGGCGTTTCCGCTTCCTCGGTAACGGGTTGCTTGTCTTCTGTTTCCATTAGACGTCTCCTAAAATTATATTTAACCGATATTTCGGTCGGTTACGAATGAGATTGAGAATTACTTTTCGTATATTTCTCTTTTCAAAATTCCCACGTACGGGAGAGTTCTGTACTGCTGCGCGTAGTCGAGTCCGTAGCCTACTATAAACTCGTCGCCGATAGTAAAGCACGAATAGTCGGCTTTTACGTCCACTACCCTGCGGCTGGGCTTATCGAACAGCGACACGACGGTGAACGACTTTGCGCCCCTGCCCATAATTAGGTCGCGCATACGCACCAGGGTGTTGCCCGAGTCGACAATATCCTCCACAAGTAAAACTTCACGGCCCTCGACCGATGCGGCAAGGTCCATGACGATTTTGGGTACGCCCGTACTCTTAGAGCCCGAGCCGTATGAAGATACTGTCATGAAGTCGATTTGGACAGGCGTCTGCATTGCGCGAACGAGGTCGCAAAAAAACATTACGCTGCCTTTGAGTACGCTTATAGCAAGCGGGTTAGTGCCCTCGAATTTTTTATCGAGCCACGCCGCCGCTTCCTTAACTTTCTGCGCTATTTGTTCTTCGGTAAGAACGATACTTTCAAGATCCTTATTCATGTACGGGTGTTCAACCTCAAAAGAAACATTTTTACGGCAAAATTTCGGTCTATACGCGCGAAGCGTCGCTTGCCGTACCGCAGAGAGTACGACGCGCTCCGTTTCGCACGTCTATCCTTGTGATTTTTGCTCGTAAAAACGCCTTGCGCCC
The window above is part of the Clostridiales bacterium genome. Proteins encoded here:
- a CDS encoding glycosyltransferase; this translates as MTLGLCMIVKNESEVLRRALDGVKNLCDEIVIVDTGSTDDTKQIAREYTDKVFDFPWCDDFSAARNFALGKITTDYWLWLDADDILSPRTASAISKFMRAGANGADVIMLPYVLSTDGRGKPTFSYYRERIMKTDGGFRWEGRVHEAVAPHGRIEKLPYPVLHAKPSGRSNGSRNLDIYRRAAARGDVFSPRETYYYARELYFNGDEGGARKEFERFLTMPGGFYVNKIDACVMLSRIYRQAGDSESALGFAAYSFIYGPPSGEACCELGELYFDKGDYATAAQWYGLAVRLKPDGKDGAFVDGERYGFIPLLQLTVCYDRMGEHKKAFRYHLRAERRNPNHPSVAHNREYFARLGMYKQRNT
- a CDS encoding NCS2 family permease, giving the protein METEDKQPVTEEAETPEVTQDAAAPEETVKTESDGTAVAQTPYKGFAAKLDKFFGISGKGSTFRREIVGGLVTFMAMVYILIVNSNMFSNDVGGALGVSFGAIYIATAISAVVGTLLMALLARLPMAQASGMGLNAFFVFTICLTLGLSYANALILVLIDGIVFILLTVTGLRRVIFNAIPKVVRIAVPAGIGLFIAFVGLQNVGLVVKDGSTGVALASFNLLPESLGGSATYGSVMPLIVTILGLIAVAVMAKKGVKGAVLWAILGGATLYWIFMGIGYAYGDAKCMGVIDGFTFSNPIDAFKAFGTESVGKVFTEGFDFSAYLSTHNGGSLALVIITSSLAFCMVDMFDTMGTLYGACARGNMLEADGGIPNINKAMLCDAIATTVGAVCGTSTVTTFVESSSGIGAGARTGFASLITAACFFVAMFLSPIAEMIPSCATAIALIYVGVLMMNCVREIEWTDVGQAVPAFLTIAMMPFTYNISYGIAFGIISWLLIKAISMLLCVRNKDALMEEKKEPISVVTIVIAVLFILMFFLTH
- a CDS encoding collagen-like protein, whose protein sequence is MFFNFFNRPNDCDCCDDCEIEHGCECNQPERPQCPYPPQRPCCVGPTGPTGAPGPIGPRGYPGINGVTGATGATGPQGVQGVQGVPGMIGPTGPTGPQGVQGLQGVQGAVGPTGATGATGADGADGVTGATGATGPQGIQGVTGPIGATGATGATGATGVTGPTGPTGVQGIQGIQGIQGATGPTGPQGVQGVQGVTGPTGVTGVTGATGATGAQGATGPQGVQGIQGVTGATGATGVTGVTGPTGPQGIQGIQGVTGPTGVTGVTGATGATGPQGIQGIQGVTGPTGATGAQGIQGIQGVTGATGATGATGATGATGATGPAGTITPAAAVADVGATPTADDVGTTLNELLASLRAAGILAT
- the hpt gene encoding hypoxanthine phosphoribosyltransferase, which codes for MNKDLESIVLTEEQIAQKVKEAAAWLDKKFEGTNPLAISVLKGSVMFFCDLVRAMQTPVQIDFMTVSSYGSGSKSTGVPKIVMDLAASVEGREVLLVEDIVDSGNTLVRMRDLIMGRGAKSFTVVSLFDKPSRRVVDVKADYSCFTIGDEFIVGYGLDYAQQYRTLPYVGILKREIYEK